The Drosophila bipectinata strain 14024-0381.07 chromosome 2L, DbipHiC1v2, whole genome shotgun sequence genome has a segment encoding these proteins:
- the LOC108132275 gene encoding uncharacterized protein: MQCRKKSNVFFIDNVNTCMFGLKSSTQEALELGAKTPENYTRQRNVSKKILNFRSLSSKQYPEMAASGIPPLKPQPLSSVYSHDYSDHSAIGQKMKPPCKIEEVLPDAEYCRRPINVFYMLPSSRFKFMDDHLKTDLVPERRKKIDFFRQIRNQTLLF; this comes from the exons ATGCAATGCCGGAAAAAGTCGAACGTATTCTTTATCGATAATGTAAACACTTGCATGTTTGGGTTGAAGTCTTCGACTCAGGAAGCATTGGAATTGGGTGCCAAGACGCCGGAAAACTATACCAGACAACGTAatgtttctaaaaaaatactaaacttCCGGTCGTTATCCTCAAAACA GTATCCTGAAATGGCGGCTTCAGGAATACCCCCTCTGAAACCACAGCCCCTATCTTCGGTTTACTCACATGACTACTCCGATCATAGTGCCATTGGACAAAAGATGAAGCCTCCCTGCAAGATTGAGGAAGTCCTGCCAGATGCGGAATACTGTCGACGCCCCATCAATGTGTTCTACATGCTTCCTTCAAGCAGATTCAAGTTTATGGACGACCACCTAAAAACAGATCTTGTCCCAGAACGTCGAAAAAAGATTGACTTTTTCCGTCAAATAAG gaatcaaactttattattttaa